The nucleotide window CTCAAACGCTTCCGCGGACTCGCCACCCGCTATGAAAAACTCGCCGCTCATTACCGGAGCGTGGTGACCATAGCCAGCCTCATCTTGTGGCTCAACCAAGATCCACAAAACAGGCCCTAGCCGGGTACTACAGCAAGCTCGCGGTACGTACCAGCCCGGCGAGAGCCTGGGACCGGCTGTGCGGCGGCCACGCGATCACCGTTGTCACCGCGGGCGCGTCCAGCACCGGCACGGCGGTGAGGTCGCGGCGCAGATGGGTCCGGCACGACTCCGGCAGGACCGCCGCGGCCCGGCCGAGCGCGATCAGCTCGTACAACTGCGTGCTGTCCCGAGCCTCCGGGCCGGGGCCATCCGTGTACGTGCCGTCGGGGCCGGGCCAGCGCGGCAGCGGCAGGCCGGGCAGCGCGGTGACGTCGGCCATCGTCAGGTGGGCCCGGCCGGTGAAGGGGTGCCCGGCCGGCAGGACCACGACCTGCCCTTCCGTTCGCAGTTCTTCGGTGTCGAGCCCGGTCGTCGAGTCGAACGGCCGGTGCAGCAGCGCCACGTCGGCCCGCCCGTCGCGCAGCAACCGCTCCTGCTCGGCGATCCCGCACAGGAGCACGTCGACGGTGACCGCGCCGGGTTCGGCGGCGTACGTGTCGAGCAGCTTCGACAGCAGTTCGCTGGACGCTCCGGCCTTCATGACGAGGACCAGGCCCGGGTGGCCGGTCGCGGCGAGGGCGGCGCGGCGGGTACGGCGGTCGGCGGCGTCGACCGCGTCGAGAGCCGCCCTGCCCTCGACCAGCAGCACCGACCCGGCCTCGGTCAGGGTGACGGTGCGGCTGGTGCGTTCCAGCAGCGCCACCCCGAGCCGCCGTTCGAGCTGCTGGATCGCCCGCGACAGCGGCGGCTGCGCGATGCCGAGCCGCTGCGCCGCCCGCCCGAAGTGCAGCTCTTCGGCGACCGCCACGAAGTAGCGCAGCTCCCGCGTCTCCATGCCGCCACGCTACCCGGCGGGACGGCCCGTCCCCCGCCGCCGAAAGCCGGTACGTGGACCCGGCGAAGATGACGGGAAGGCCGCCGAGCCTGGGTCGATACCGGGGAGGTATCGCTGCCCACCCAGACGGTGTTGGAGCGCTCGCCGGGGCGCGGACAGGATCAGATCATGAGCCAACAGACGATCGCGCTGGTCACCGGCGCGAACAAGGGGATCGGGTACGAGATCGCGGCCGGCCTGGGTGCTCTCGGCTGGAGCGTCGGCGTCGGCGCACGGGACGACGAACGCCGGGAAGCCGCCGTGGAGAAACTGCGGGCCGCCGGAACCGACGCGTTCGGCGTGCCCCTCGACGTGACCGGCGACGCGAGCGTGGCCGCCGCCGTCGGGCTGGTCGAGGAGCGCGCCGGCCGCCTCGACGTACTCATCAACAACGCCGGCGTGACTGGCGGCATGCGGCAGGAGCCCACCACGACCGACCTCGCGGCCGTACGGACGGCCGTGGAGACCAACGTGATCGGCGTCATCCGCGTCACCAACGCGATGCTGCCGCTGCTGCGGCGCTCGGCGTCGCCGCGGATCGTGAACATGTCCAGCTCCGTCGGCTCCCTCACCCGGCAGACCGAATCCACCGGCGGTTCGGGGACGGGCCCGCTGTCCGTCGCGTACGCGCCGTCCAAGACGTTCCTCAACGCCGTCACCGTCCAGTACGCCAAGGAGCTGCGCGACACGAACATCCTGATCAACGCCGCCTGCCCCGGCTACTGCGCGACCGACCTCAACG belongs to Actinoallomurus bryophytorum and includes:
- a CDS encoding SDR family oxidoreductase — protein: MSQQTIALVTGANKGIGYEIAAGLGALGWSVGVGARDDERREAAVEKLRAAGTDAFGVPLDVTGDASVAAAVGLVEERAGRLDVLINNAGVTGGMRQEPTTTDLAAVRTAVETNVIGVIRVTNAMLPLLRRSASPRIVNMSSSVGSLTRQTESTGGSGTGPLSVAYAPSKTFLNAVTVQYAKELRDTNILINAACPGYCATDLNGFRGVRTPEQGAAIAIRLATLPDDGPSGGFFEDAGVVPW
- a CDS encoding LysR family transcriptional regulator, with protein sequence METRELRYFVAVAEELHFGRAAQRLGIAQPPLSRAIQQLERRLGVALLERTSRTVTLTEAGSVLLVEGRAALDAVDAADRRTRRAALAATGHPGLVLVMKAGASSELLSKLLDTYAAEPGAVTVDVLLCGIAEQERLLRDGRADVALLHRPFDSTTGLDTEELRTEGQVVVLPAGHPFTGRAHLTMADVTALPGLPLPRWPGPDGTYTDGPGPEARDSTQLYELIALGRAAAVLPESCRTHLRRDLTAVPVLDAPAVTTVIAWPPHSRSQALAGLVRTASLL